The Haliotis asinina isolate JCU_RB_2024 chromosome 2, JCU_Hal_asi_v2, whole genome shotgun sequence genomic interval TGATGTGTCTGCGTGGGCTTTTACATTGCGGCGAGGTTTTGGTTGCGGACTAACACTACAGCACCGGGATTAGTATGGGCGAGTTCAGGCGCCCACAGGCTCAAACGTACATGTACTAGGACCTGATTTGTCTTGTttctttttgtgtgtatgtttcaATTATCCATTATATTCTGAACACGGGTCGGTCGGtgggaaaaaaataataaaaacagaatTATATGAATAATGTACATGATTCTCATTTGTTGTAAGTCTTATAACAAGTTTTCGCGTTCTCTGGGGTTTTGAAAGATAGCATTTGATATGACGAGGCGGCACGTTTCAGGATCGAGTCGGAAGCCCACCCCACTCACCCCCACCCCTAAGACTTCAAAGAATTTATAATTCCTGGGTCCGCCCATGTGTAAAtgaaagtgttttttttaattctttgtTGAAGGAGGGGACATTTAAATTAGATAGGGTCGGACTGGTGGTGAATTACAAATAAAAAATGCTGCCCTATTTCATGTATAAGCGCCTAATGTAATGGCCCATGGCGTGCCCGTTAAATCCAAGTATGTCAGTGAAACATTTTTTCACAATTTGACTTTCACCACAATCACAAAGAtcttatttcagttttattgtaTGCTCACATTTGACCATTGCTGCTATACTTAATACGATGTCATGTGGCAAGAAAACCAAGATGGCTCGCGTCCTCACTATACTGCAGGTGGTACTGAAATGACCAATAGCTGTCTTCCCTGTCGCCCACGTGGGAGCAGCGTTCCAGCGTCAGCACCATCATACCGTTCATTCGTCTCGGTACTACACAATATACCAAGTTGTGGCCAATACTAAATTCTATATGCCCCCATGCAGGACCCGGATTCAGCACCCACTGCCCTCTACTTCCGTTACAAGAACACACAGTTTCCCTCAAGATGGATCTCTCAGTCGCTGGCACAATGCACTTTCCGTCATGTATGAATTGGCCGTGCTTGTCAATAGTAAACTGATTCTCAGGTAGGACTCTATGACGAAAACACCTGGATGTGAGAGTCAGTACACCGCTTGGTGTCGCTGTTACACATGTACTGGATAAAGCGTTTTCAATCTCACCATAATTAACAGCATCTTTAGTTGGGATTTTCATATCAGGTGTTATTACTTTCAGAAACCATCTGAAAGGTTTTGATCTTAAACGCTGCCGTAAACGCTTTCTCTCTTCGATAGATTCTATCTCGGACACGGTGAAATTTGGCAATGTCGTTCCATATCGCTGAGTTGCCATGAATATTTCCTTGTACTCATCCATCCAAACCTCGGCCACTCGCATCAAGTTTTTACGTACTATGTCTTGAAAGTCAGAACCAAAGTGAAACGTTCCGGATTTGAAAACATGTCCGATCTTCGAGCAAGGAACTGTGAGTATTCTTCCTCCAGTCATCCATGTCTTGAAGGATAGCTCCAGGTGCTCGCCACCCCAGATTTGCAGTTCAGTGTCAAATCCACCAGTGGACATAAAATGTTCTCTCCAGACTGCAATTGCACATCCAACCAAAACAGGCGTGGGTATTGGATCCGCCATGGTCCTTAACACTTGCTGTAAATAGTCGGGCTTGAAAAACCATGAGTATCTGTGGAGTGGAAACATGAATTCGCAACTGTTTACAATAATAAGAGCGTTAAAACCTACTCAAACTATTGAGCTACTAATTATTATCAAAACTTGGTCCTGAagaaaaagtaaacaaaacgTTATTGGGATTTTTGGATAAACAATACATTTCGTGTGGCCATTAAACTCGCAATATAAGGATTCTAGCGAGGAAGCTTGCTTATCATTGCAAGGTATGTCATATCCAGTCACAAAGGTAGTCTTAGATCGTACTGTTCACTGGAAATGTATGGGGAGCTAttgcacagtgagtgagtgagtgagtgagtgagtggttttatcagtattccagcaacatcatggagggggacaccagaaatgggcttcacacaatgtacccatgtggggaagcgaaaccgggtcttcaacgtgacgaacgaatgctttaaccactgggccaccctACCGCCCCGAACTATTGTACATTCTGTAAAGAAGGTCATGATTCAGACGGGCACGCAATTGTAGTAATTATGAACGTGTGAGCATGGCTTTCCGCCGcgttcaacaatattccagaaatatggtgggggacaccagacatctGCTTCACATACTGTGCCTATAagcggaatcgaacccagatcttcacggctATCCAACCACTCTTTTAGCAATTGTAATtcagcatatgttatattttattatgttgAGTACTTTGTGTTCTGTTCTGACAGTGTGATTAGCACGGCGCTCAGTGCTATGTAATCCTTATGTGCTGGCGATGAGAAGCTTCACTCTGATAGTACTAGAATCAATGCTttcctgagaaagtgtaatcccaaatataatatgttacactttctaaatggcattgtattCAAAATTATGAGGCAATTCAAAAGACGGTGTTAATTAAGTACTTTGGAGCATGCCGACGAACAGCTTTGTTTGCCAGATTGGTTTGACGCCgatttaaacaatatttcagttttactaCGGCGTGTCTGCTTATGGTGGGAGAAAATCCCGAAGTAATAAGAGTCTCAAACCGGACAGATTCTTGCGGTACAAGTGAAGAAAATAAtgaacattttgtaaaaataacAAATTCTCTCCATACAAAAGTGTAGACTGTAGTCTTAATGTGCTAAACTGGAATTCGCCTTACCGTAAATCCCATCCAAATCCACCAACAAATGTGGCCTCCTTTGCCTCTGaaaattcaaatgttttggaatccactgaaacgacatcaggCTGTACTACCGTGGTGGGTCCACCTTTAAGTAGCTCATCTAACAAGGGCTCAAGCCACCCAATGTTAACCTCCATGTGGCTGTCTAGAAATACAATTATTTCCCCAGTCGCGAATGAAGCTCCTTTCATCCTCGACCATGACAGACCCTGCCGCTGAGTATTTCTAATTATGTTAACCCTGGAATCGAGTATCCTGAAATAATCGTCCAGACGCTTGTCGAGATAGGCGTGTTCACTTTTATCATCTACAATAATGATTTCTTTCAGTAGTTCCTTTGGCGTCCGAGCAAGAAGAGAATGGACGTGACGTAAAAGCGTGGAAAGAGCTTCGTTATACATCGGAGACACAACGGTTACTGTGGGTAAGGTAGACAAGTTGTATCCGCTTTTCTTGCAGTCATCTGGTCGCGTGTCCGGTAGTTGTCGCAAAACGGGTACAGTGTCGCTTACATCAACGTTAAAGCCGAAACTATCTGAAGATGATAAGTTGCGAGTCTTTAAGAGGTAGTGTCTTGTTCGCCGCAATAACTCTTCCTTGTGGCTAGGGTTGGAATCCAGCAGTGCCCTGTAATGCATTTGGGCATTGCCGTTATTCTTGTCCTGTGTTGTAGAAGCAACGCCGCTGTGAAAAAGATAAAATGCTTCATTTATCATTAACTCAAAACAAATGACAAACTGCACAAATGACTAGAACAGTAGTTGATTTCAGATGTGTGATGAATGAACTCTAATCCAACATGGCAACAGTTGTGTCACAGAATGGGTATCCAAGTAGTTCAAGTGCAAGGCCCCGGGCTTTACGCGACGCGCAGATGTGCGTCAAGTACGCTCAAATGTGACTCTGTGAGTCGAGGTGACACCATGAAAATGTTGTCAGTTATTCAAATATTGACCCAAATACGATAAGCAGCCTCCAACCAAAATGATGACATGGCATGGATACTATTTCTCATTACCATTGTGAATGATGTTGATGCCTATACCCACATGTGGAGCAGAAGAGAAGAACCTGTTGAAGGTTTTTCAGTGAGGGCGGTCGGTGCGTGACGTTATCATTGGTGGAATGCACAGAATGAAAACAAGGAATCAGATTTGGGAAGGAAACCATTCCGCCCCAGTCACCTAACATCGAAACTCAAACATCAAAATTGGTTTGGTGTGGTTCTGGGGGAAAGGATTCAACAATACCTTCATGCATAAGCATAATTACATGGCTAGTCTGATATCTGATCAGTGACCATGGTACACGTGGCATATAAAGTAATGATGCAGATAAGGCCAGAAAGGAAACAGCGGAAGCAGATTGCTAAATTCCATGCTTCATAATCATCAGTTCAGTTTGAGTATTTTACTCTTACCTTTTTTGGTGTGGTCGTACAGCACGAACATGTTTTGGCTTCCCGGTGATGTCTTCCTTTTCTCTGTTCGGGCCAGTCGTCAGAAACAGAAATAAACAGAAGATATAGAAGGCAAaccaaaatacaacaaaactcGTCCACAAAAATATTGCCCCTTGCCGAGCCATGGTTAAGCTGTTCAGTTACATATGTGGACACACACTGTACACGAGTTTTACTTTCACAGTTTCGAGGTCGCGGTGTTGTGTAATTCCACCTGTGACTATGAAGGTGTTCAATTAATTTTATCTTCGATATTTTAGACTGTATCCTACGGAATAGCGGCCTGATTAATAGTCCTAGTTGTCTTTGATTGGTAAATAAAGCTGATTTCAGTTTCCGACGTTTCCGTTTCGCGACAACTACCGGAGACGCGACCAGATGACTGCCAAAATACCGGATACATCTTGTCTACctttcacacagtcatcattgTGTCTCCAATGTATAACAAGCTCTTTCCACATGGTTGACGTGTGTggtacatatttcaaacacaatatCCAGTATAGTTACACGTAGCGACAGGAAAGGCAATTGTCAAACATATCGACAAATATCTATAAAATCGCTTACGTCAAAATGTCAGTTGAAATATAgaacaaaatgagtgagtgggaaAATATTCATTgtctcatcggcaatatttcagtcatatcgtgacgagaacagttagACAGTTAGGCATTACAtaaaagatttaaaaaaaaatgaaattagaaATTTGCCATCTAGGAATAGTAAAACTGCTAGACCATCACAGATGTTATGGTGAAACTAGCATGTTATTGTAAAACGATATGTTCAAAGAGCACAAGataatataaaatcaggctcgAGATCGCAATCAACCAAAAgtggatcaccatactagggactatgAGGACTTATGGTAATTTTGcttgctggatttacatcatcccttcagccaatGGTGCTTGTGTTTAGATTTAGCcaaaatggcaataaaactACGATTACAATGTATGGTCGATCAAAACTGACATGCTATGGAACAAAGACATTGTTTATTATGTGATATTATTATGTGAACAGAATTATTACAGGTATTATTCCCGGCTCTCCGCTCAAAATGTACTTTCAAAAAGGGACAAACGGCAATACTCCGCTGAAAACCATTCGAATGGACAATGTTGGCGAAAAATGATACTATCTGACCGGTATCACCCGATTTACATTAGGTTTTATGTCGAGGTTATGAACATCTCTTGATCTCTGACATTGTTATACCCCATTGTTTGGTGCACGGTGTCTTGTGTTGATCAAAGGCAGCAACATTTGATCTACGACATGTGTACACGTGCTACCGCGTCACTTCTTCTTTCAAGAACATTGTTTAAGGCCGCGGAAATTTTCCAGATAAATTATGGTGATCAGTAGTCAACCAGGTAGCccagtatataatataatatataatctttCCATGAACAAAATGCTTAAATAGTCATATCAACATACATATCCGACAATAAGACATCAAAGGTAAGAGATCTGATACCTGTGAACATTCAAGTTAGAACTGGCATTCTggaacctatgcttgccactggtttggttgatgcatgtcacagTATACTGTTTGTGTGATAAAATCTCTTTCAATCATACAGTCACCGTATTATCTGGCtcgactcgataatttacataCAGTCATCATATACCTGAACTATTGCTGGTTCACATGTCTAATCGGATGGAACAACAGATCTCTGACGACACCGCTGAAACAGATAACGTTAATCAAACACCTTCACGACCACAGGTGGAGTCACGTACAGTAAACAGCGTTCCTGCATATTTCATTCTGGACACTGTGTTCAACACACTGACTCGCTACAGGTCGAACAGATGTTTGTTGCATAAGGTGGCATGAGTTATGTGCATATAGATAAGCTAGTGGTAAGACACATACCACAATTCctggaataaatatttcttcCTGGAAAAGCCCACAAGGAACCAATAATGTCCTTGGATCATATTATATTATGAATGGTTACAAGAATATATTAGGACACCATTTGAATAAAAATAATCATTGgtggtttggggttttttcatcTAAAATGCGCTCTGCCCCTTTACAGTGAATATTAAACTATTGTAAGGCTTTgctatttatttcatttctctACGGATTGTGGGTGAACAACCAAAATGAATGCGGTGGGATTCCATCAAGGGGTTGCTGTTGATATCTCTCCTCCAAACGTGCGTGCgaatgtgcgtgcgtgcgtgcgtgcgtgcgactTTACAATAGCTATCTGTCCGTTTGGTACCAACTATCCCTACTGGTAGCATTCCAACAGTTCCAGAATGTTCTTTTCACAATTTTCGAAGGACAACCATACATGTTCATTACACGATTATTTCAAAGAGGTTGATACGtctttagctggaatattagaCCAAGGTTACAATCTTCGActgctgacttggtcgacacatgtcatcgtgtcccagttgcatcgatcggtgctcatgctgtcgatcactggattgtctggaacagatgcatttatttacagaccgtcgtgaaaaagcttggatattgctgagtatggcgttaaacaggaatgagtgaatgaatgaatgaatgaatgaatgaatattgctgagtgaggcgttaaacagGAAAAAAATCTATCTTTAAGAATAGAAACGCAGAAGCTTTAAAAAATGTTACCGTTTTGAATTGCATGTAACTTCATTGGTACAAGACTGCATGGTTATTGTCACATGATCTCTGTATACTGTTAACACTGTTCTACAACACAGGGCAGCGTCCTGGAAGTCTGTTTTCTTTCTGCAATGCTTTGATCAGTTGTGGCCGAGTACGCCGTGTATGTCGACATTGACGTACATGCCTTCAGAGTTCATCCCAGAGATGTTCTGCTGGAGCCATGTTCTTTGTTATAGCCAGGCACTGACGTATACATTATgatggtagtgagtgagttatccaGACTATCatgactatccagtgatcaacaacatgagcatcgatctgcgaaactggcaaccgatgacatgtgtcaaccaaatcagcgagtctgaccacccggaccgttagtcgcctcttacgacaagcataggttattgaagatccatattctaacccgaatcttcgcgTGTTTTGATGGGAATGTCGACAGTGACACCTGTCGCACCAGTTTTCATGATGAATAATGTCCCTCTGATATTTGGAGAGGAAGAGGGTAACGTTTCAGAAGTTTGGTTATGCATGATTTGCAAACATCGTCTCTTTATAGCACATTAAAGGTGTCACAAGTTCATTACTTTTTGTGAAAAGTGTGTGAATAGATTTTGTATGGAACAGCATGTAAACCAAGTTCCTGAAACCAACCCTCCACCTAATTCAACATCAGATCCATACctttctttgaaaatgtaaatagcaaatTACTACACCAAAGTGTAGCTCTTCCGACACGTCTACACagtttcaaaacaatttaacaTTATTCTCTACTATCAACAGAAACTGGTTTCAGAGTCAGATGGGCTAACTAGGAAATCTAAATATTCCTAAACCCCCAAAACCCCTTTGAACACTATACTGGTGTCGTTTGATCCTGCCCTCCCCTGCCACGCCCTGCCCTTCCCTGTCCTGCCCTGCTCTACCCTGTCACGCCCTGCCGTACCCTTCCCTGCCCTGTCACGCCCTACCCTGTCCTGCCCTGACCCTGTCACGCCCTGCCCTGCCCTTCCCTGCTGTAACTTCACTCTCCGGTGTATCTGTCGCAACATAGCATCTGGGCACTATTTAAAACAATACTTGGAAATCAACCCCAAAACACTTGACCTAAAACGGTGACCAGCATC includes:
- the LOC137271587 gene encoding polypeptide N-acetylgalactosaminyltransferase 1-like; this encodes MARQGAIFLWTSFVVFWFAFYIFCLFLFLTTGPNREKEDITGKPKHVRAVRPHQKSGVASTTQDKNNGNAQMHYRALLDSNPSHKEELLRRTRHYLLKTRNLSSSDSFGFNVDVSDTVPVLRQLPDTRPDDCKKSGYNLSTLPTVTVVSPMYNEALSTLLRHVHSLLARTPKELLKEIIIVDDKSEHAYLDKRLDDYFRILDSRVNIIRNTQRQGLSWSRMKGASFATGEIIVFLDSHMEVNIGWLEPLLDELLKGGPTTVVQPDVVSVDSKTFEFSEAKEATFVGGFGWDLRYSWFFKPDYLQQVLRTMADPIPTPVLVGCAIAVWREHFMSTGGFDTELQIWGGEHLELSFKTWMTGGRILTVPCSKIGHVFKSGTFHFGSDFQDIVRKNLMRVAEVWMDEYKEIFMATQRYGTTLPNFTVSEIESIEERKRLRQRLRSKPFRWFLKVITPDMKIPTKDAVNYGEIENALSSTCVTATPSGVLTLTSRCFRHRVLPENQFTIDKHGQFIHDGKCIVPATERSILRETVCSCNGSRGQWVLNPGPAWGHIEFSIGHNLVYCVVPRRMNGMMVLTLERCSHVGDREDSYWSFQYHLQYSEDASHLGFLAT